Genomic window (Maridesulfovibrio ferrireducens):
CTACCTTTTGCTCTGGCAATGCCCAACCTCCGAGAAAGCGCACACCATTCTTGTCTAGCAATGAAATTGCTCGACTTTTAAGAGTTCCAAAGATGCATAGCTCTTTAGGATTGCAAATTTTTTTACTACCAAGGGAAGCCAGTTTTTCAGGAGGCAGCTCCGTTGCTCCGAAGTCAGAAGGTATTAACTTTTTACGTGCTGACCAAATATTTACATCCAGTCTGATAGCCATAAGACACTTTAAAACCTTTATATTTGTGGTAATAGTCATAAGATTCTCCCTTGTTTATTAAACGTAAAAAAGGGGAGCCATTTCTGACTCCCCTTATGATGATAGGTCGTATTTTGTAGTTACCATGTTAATTTATGTCACGCTCTGATCCTGAAAACATTCGCTGAGCTAGTTCATGAAGCATTGCGCGAGTCTCCCGAGTCGCACGGAATCCAAGAGCTCTATCCAGTGCATACGTAATAGGTTGCACTCCCTGTTGGCTAAGTGGCTGAAATCTTACTGTGAGATCAGCCCATCGTATTAATGTTCGTGTGGAAAAGGTTACTTCAATGGAATTTCCTAATTCTGCATGATTAGAATCTTCTCCCATAAATAGCTTTCGAACTTCATTGGCATAGTCAACCATGCCGGTCCTCAGCTTTTCGGGAAGACTGGATGCAAGCTTTTTAAGTAATTGGACCTCGGCTTGAGGTTCAGGATAATTGACTTCGCATAGCCAAAATCTGTCCATAAACGCTATGTTTTGTTTGAGTGTTCCTTGATACAATCCCGATTCATCAATTCCGCCATTCGTATTAGCTGTAGCGGCAAAGCGAAACATTGGATGCGGATAAATCAGTTCACTTCCATTTTCAGGAATGCATAAGGGAGAACCGTCAAGGATGCTGTTCAGTCCAGACGCTGTCGCGGGGTCAAGTAAATCAAGTTCATTGAGCAGGAATAAGCCACCGTATTTCATGGCAAGGGAGAGGGGGCCATATTGAAACACCATGTTTGCTTTTTCGAGACTCAAATGACCGGCAAGGTCAGCGAACTCTAAGCGGCTATGACCTGTAACCTCAAATACGGGATAATTGAGTTTAGAAGCTAACTGTTTGATAAGACTTGTCTTGCCACTTCCCGTGGGGCCAAAGATGTAGAGCGGATCAGATGGATTCATTAACCAGACAATAATTTCACGCATGGTGTCATGGTAAATGTAGTCCGGATTTGATTTAGGGGTATATATGGATGCCACAGAATAACCGTTGATCATCCGCTTTGAAGGTTGTCCGCTGAAGATATTGCCTGCATCCATTTCGATTACTTTAAGCTGTTTTAATTCATTATGTTCGTTCATTGTTACCTGCCTGATTAAGATGCAATAGATTTTTGTGTTGATAATATTTGCTCATGCAAACAAAAAGGGTCCTCAGCTTTTCAGCCGAGGACCCTCATTAATAATGATTGTAGCCAAAACTACGCCGCAATATCGGCATACTTCCACCATATTTTCTGTTTTTGATCCCAACGAAATCCAGCTTTCTTTAACAGGTCCGCTTTAGATCTTGTCGCTCCTATGGCTTTGATACAACTACGGCCATCTTGAGCTTGAACAGGTTGATATTGCACACCAGCAAGCTGAGGTCCCAATGCCCTCGGTGTCTGTGTTGGTTTTCCCTGATTGGTATTTGATGAATTGGGATTGCGAGGCATAGCTCCTTCTGCGTCATCGTCAGATTCTGTTGTTAACCCGATTAAAGTCGCAAGTCCGTAACGACGTGCATAGGTTAAAGCAGAACCGTAGCCCTGTGGGTCATTCTTCGGTAGTGGCATAACCATAAGTGAAGATTGCCATTGTCCACTTTTAACATGGATCAGCTTGGTAACTAATCCAATATGTCCTTGTTCTGCGGATACAGGATATTGAGCTACCCAAATGCCATTGCTGATCAAAGTATCTCTGCAAGTATCAATTACAGAATTTAATGTCGCATAGCGGCTTTGAGTAAATGGATTTACCTGATCCTTTAATGCCGGATTTAAAGATTGCTGAACTTGAATCATCGCCTTTGCTAGTTCGGTAATTTCTGGAGAACACAGATCTGTGCTGTTCATGTTTTACTCCTTACATAAGAAAGCCCCTATCCTGCGTAGTGCAGGATAGGGGCTTTGGATAAAAAGATAGTTCTTTCAAGGAAGTAATATATGTTTGAAAATTATTTGAAAAGCAGTTTCGTTTTTTCGATTAACTTTCCAATATCTGGAAGAGCTGTAAGTTATAAAGGAACCCTACTTTATTGGGAATGTCATTTACAAAATAATTGTAATGGTATAAAAAACTATTTTGTATAAATAACTCAAGGAAGATATGCCAAAAGCAATAAATCCAGATAGTTCTCCAGGTTCAAAACTGATTCGTTTGTTTATTAAGCTTATGCTGGAAGGTAAAAAACACTACCAATCAGACCTTGCTATGGATATCGAATGTTCTCCTCAAACAATCATCAGATTGATTGCAGAGATAGAGGCTGTTATAGGGAGTAGTCTTGAAGTTGGAAATGTTGGTAAACGGAAATATTACCAACTTAAGTCTCTTTCTGCGCGAAGAACTTTAGGATTAGATTTTGAAGAACTCAGGTATCTAAGCTTATGCCATGATTTTGCAGCCCAACATTTACCTCAACACATTTCTGCTCGTGTTGAAAAAACTATATTCTCTCTTTCAGCTCTCATGGCTGATCCTGACTTTGCACGTCGTGAAGAAACTCAAACGCAGCAGGTTAGTTTTAGCCCCAAAGGGTATATTGATTATGAAAAACATTTCTCATCCATCGAAAAATTAATTGATGCCGCACATAACAAGCTTGCTTGCCTTATTGAATATAAATCCTCCTTCCGGAAGGATTCAAAAATTTATTACTACGCACCGGGTAAAATCGTTTCAATGAATAGTGCTTTGTACGTTCAGGGCTATAAGTTGTCGAAAGATTTTACTGAACAACTACGGGCAACAACTTTTGCAATTCATAGGATACAGGAAGTCACAAAAACAGATAAACATTTCAAATTTGATGCTTCAATTGATGATGAAGGATGTTTTGGAATGAAATGGCATGAGCCTAGGACCTTTCGTATCCAGTTTGATGAGAAGGCTGCAGACTACGTGCGAGAACGTATCTGGTGCGATAATCAAAAGATTGAAGAGCTAGAAGACGGTGGAATTGTTTTGAAAGTAAACACTGTTAGTGAGCCAGAACTGATGTCTTGGGTTCGGAGTTTTGGAGATAATGCCCACATTATAAGTTTTAAATAAGGATCTGATTATGAACTTGAACAATTTTTCCGATTTGAAGGGTGTTAAAGCGATATTAAGCGATGAGGATATTGCTGATGTAGTTAAATTAGCATCCGTGTTGAAATTGGGACAAAAAACTACTGAGGAGCTTGTCTCATTAGCTTATAAACAGCCTCATGGAGTTGCGGACTTAATACCTTCTATCTTTTCTGTCGTTCTTGCTGTGGCTGCTGCTGACGGCAAAATATCATCTAGTGAAAAAAAAGAAATATTTGATCCTCTTTTTTCTTCAGTTGAAAGACATTTAAAAGACGAATGCTTTCACCAAATATCCGCTATGCTTGAAAGAATACCCAACGTTAAGGATTGCGTTACTTATATTGGTAAGCTTGGGAAAAACATTAATTATGAAATCTTTGACGCAATAATTGAAATGGTTGCTAAAAGTGATGACAAATTTTGTTTTAAAGAAAAGGAATTTCTAGATAATTTCAGAATAAAAACAAACAGAACACAAGCTGTACCTGTAGTTGCTACAATGAGTTCAGGCAAATCAACTTTAATAAATGCAATGCTCAGATCTGATCTTTTACCTTCAGAAAATCAGGCTTGCACCGCAACAGTTCTTAAAGTCGAAAACTATGATGGAATCGTAACTCCCTACGCTCGTAGCACCCGTTTAGCTGAAGGTGTTTCTGATTGGCAACCTGTCTCGGCTCAAAAGCTTAAAGAATGGAACAGTCAAGGTGTTGCAGAAGTTGAGATTCTCGGCAATTTTTCCAAGATTGATTTTAAGAAAGCACATATGGTTTTGTATGATACCCCTGGCCCTAATAATGCTATGGATAAATCCCATGCTGAAATCACAAATTCCATCTTAGAACAAGCTCAATATGGACAGGTTGTGGTTGTTTTGAATGCTGAACAATTTGGAATTAATGATGAGTTGAACTTCCTAGATCGATTAAAATTTGTCGCATCTTCCAAAAGTGAACATGTAAGATTTCTTTTTGTCCTAAATAAATTTGATTGTCTTGATCTTGATGATGAATCGTCATTACAGTTTATTCTTAAAGTCAGGAAAATGCTAAATGAAGTAGATCTTAAACGTCCGGTTCTTATTCCTACTATGAGCAGACTTGCTTTAGATATCAGAACGGTACTCGATGTATCCCCTACTACTGGGCTAACATGGACAAATAGGCGTCAAAAGAAATTATTAAGAGATATTGAGTACCTTGAAGAGAATTCGGCACATTATCAAGAGGCAATTTCCCATACTAAAACGAATCAAAAGCTCTACCTTAATGCCAAACAAAATGCTTTTGTTGAAATGTCAGGCGATTCAATAGAATTGGGAGATCAATTGATTCCTCGTAATAGGTTGCTAGAGGCAGATTTATTAACGGGTATCCCTATACTCGAAGCTGCCTTGAGCCAGAGTAAGTGAAAATAAAACAATAAATAACACATTATTTTATAGCAAAAGGAGAATTTCGTATGCTTAACGTTGAACTGACTTATAACCCTTATCTTGTGGCGACATTAATTTCTGTAGAAGGTAAGGAATTGCCTGAAGATCATGATCTTATGTGCCAGTGTAAGAATAATAGACTTCAAGTCTGGATTGATTCTTTTCTTGCAAATATCGTAAGCGAATCTCGTGAAAATAAAATTGACCTAGTAACAAACTGTACTCCTCAGGATACTTTGGATGTGAAAGATGCCTTAACCCGTTTTCAAGCTTCTGAAAATGGAATCAAAGTACAAATAAACTTAAAAGCAAATGAATGTTGTAAGTCTGCTGAAGACAAAATAAATCAGTTAACGGATCTTTTCCAAAAGGCTCAAAGTGGTCCATTTGAAGAGTTTAAGAGTACGGTATTAAAAAAACGTTTTGAGGAAGCTCTTTCTCCATCCTTTGAAGTGAGCGTTGTCGCTACCATGTCTTCGGGAAAATCCACAGTCATTAATTCTTTTATTGGGCAGGACTTAATGCCTGCTAAAAATGAAGCGTGTACAGCGACAATTGCAAATATTGAAGACTGCGATGGAATGGATGTTTTTGAAGGGTGCAGCAAAGATTCTGAAGGAAATACTATCCATAATTGGCAGCCTGTCACTCAAGATATATTGACCAATTGGAATGACGACTCGCAAACATCTACGATGCACTTGAAAGGAGATATTAAATCTATTCAGGAGTCAGATTGTGCGACCCTTGTTTTGGTAGACACTCCCGGTCCTAACAACTCCAGAGATGACGAACACCAAAAAACGACATTACGAGCTATTAAGCGTAAACCACTTTCAATGGTCCTGTATGTTCTCAATGCTACTCAGATGAATATTACGGATGACCAATCACTCCTTAATACGGTCTCAGAGGCTATGAAGCAAGGAGGGCGTCAAGCTCAAGATAGGTTCATATTTATTGCTAATAAAATTGACGCATTTGATCCTGAAAAGGGAGAAAGTGTTCGTTCTGCGTTAAAAAATGCAAGGAATTATCTTAAAGAGAATGGAATTGAAAATCCTTTAGTGATTCCAGCGTCTGGGGAATTGGCAAAGTTGATTAGAATGGAAAAGAAGGGGTGTGATCTTACTCGTTCGCAACGCAATAGTTTGAATAGTTTTACCGAACTTTTTGTAGAAGAGGATGAAATGAATATGCTTAATCATGTTCAGGACAGGATTAATCCTTATAGTTTTAAGCGGTTAAGCTCTCGTTTAGATGAATCTAAAACAGATCGAGATAAAGCTGAAATTTTAAGTGGTATACCTATTGTGGAGGAATTACTTAATGATTTTTTAATCAAGCATGCTCTTCCTGCAAAAATTAAAGACGCAGTAGATACTTTCGGACATGTCATGGAAAAGGCTGAAGGAATTAAAAGAATAAACGTTCAGTTGAGCAAGAGCAAAGAAGAGCTTGAAAAGGTAGCCCAAATATTAAAATCTTTTGAGAAAAATAACGAAAGAGTTTCTATGGCTAAGAATTATCGTAAAGAAGTTTCCGCGAAAAAATATGAACCCTCTAATGAATTGAAAGACAGTTATAAGCAAATTCAAAAGAAGATGTTTTTTTTAATTGAGGATATGACTGAAAGGTTTGATTTGGATAACGTTAAACCCATGCAAGCAAATAGGATTATTGACGGAGCAGCAAGCAGTTGTAATCGCTTTAATATTGAAATTGAGGAAATAATAAATGAAAGCCTTGAAAAGGATTTTTTAGCCGGACTGGATTCCTTGAGAGAGGGCTATGAGGCTCACATTACAAAACTTCTTCAAAAAGAATTTCCTTCAACTCAAGATGCAGGGCTTGTAGAATTTCAGAAAAAGGCAATGACGATGCCAAATGCGAAAACACTCGTTGAAGAGAATAAATATACAGAAAAGGTAGTAGTAGGAACTCGACAGGTATCTGACTCTAAATGGTACAACCCTTTTTCATGGGGAAGCAAAAAGACTGTACACGATTACGAGCATCATGATTATGTGGATATGAGTCCAATTTGGAATGAAATGAGAGATTCCCTGCATGTAGCTGTTGATAAGAACATTAACGAATCTAAAAAGCATGCGGCTGATCAGGCAGAAAAAGGCAAAAGGATCCTTTTACAGGCTATGGATGGTATTGATAGGGTCTGCCAAGAAAATATAACTAAAATACAAGATGCAAATTCAGACAAAGATAGCAAAGAAAAACAGATTGCGGAAAATAAGAGTAAACTTCAATGGTATGAAGAATTTTCTACTGAATTGAAAGAAGTGCTATCCATTTAATGGAGGTTGATATGAAAAATGAGTCGATTACAGATTTAATTAATTCTGGTGAAATGTCACAAGCTCGCTCTATTATTGTGAGTAAATTAGATGGGGATCGCTTTAAGGAAAACATGGAAATTGCTTCGTCTTGGGGGCAATTTCCAGAAGATCTTTATGATGAAGACGATAATGATTCTAATTTTTTATCTGAAGAATTATGGAGTCGCGAATATTGGACCGAGATGCGGGTTGGCCTTAGTAATAATTTTTCTAAGAAAAAATTGAACCATATAATTACGGTTATGCAGCATTTGAGAAAGAAAAAAGATCCAAAGTTTACACCTAATAGATCAGAAGCCGTAACTCCTAATAAAAGTACTGTAAAAAAAGAAAGAGCTCCTCGACACAGTGAAACAATTATGACTCCAAAACGGGTCGTATTTCTTGGCGGCGGCTTTTTAGGTGGTGTAGCAGGTTTTACTTTAAAAGAATCCCTAGTTGGAGCGGTGGCAGGCGGAGCACTTGGAGTGGTTCTTGGTTTTGCCCTTCTTCATATTTTAGGAACTAAAAAATAGACTAGTTCGTATTTTTTTATACTACGAGAAAAGAATGGAATATAAAAGGTTGTGTGAATTAATTTCTATAGGCGATACAGCTCAGACTCGTTCTGTGATTATAAGCCAATTAGACGGAGATCGTTTTAAGTGTAAAATGGTAATTGCCTCCATGAGGGGCAGTTACCAAATATTCTTTTCGAGAAAGACAATTCAGAGTCAGAATTTCTTCCTCAACGCTTCTGGGACCGTGAGTATTGGACTGATATGAGAGTTGAATTTAGCCACAATTTTTCTAGGGAAAAATTAGACCATATTCTCGAGATTATGCAGTATTTGAGAGAACAGAAAGACCCAAAATTTTCACCACCGGTTCAAGCAGAAAAGACTCGTGAAAAAGTTGTGAGAACGGTCAAACGTACGACAGTCGTCATTGAAGAACATGCTGGATATATAGAAAGATTTTTCTGTTCGAAACGAACTAAAAAATAATCATTAGATGGGATAGGATAACATAATGGACAGCAAAGCTAACTCCTTTTTATCTTCCAATAGTATGGAAGATGGCTTTTGTGAATTGGATGAAGTCGTTTTTAAACACTATTTAGAAAAGCTTAATCTTTTCCCGGTTATAAAGAATCCACATCTTCTAGAAAATGTGGCTCGCAAAACTCGTTTGAATCAAGTCTCAAAAATTGTTTATGACCGTGAAGAGAATAATCTTGGAAAGTTAAGTAATGTTTTTTCCTCAATGGCGTCTCACAATAGCTCGGTTTTTGTGCTTCTTTGCAGTGATAGCATTGAAACTAAATTCTATATTGGAACACAAAGCCTTGGTAACAATGATGGACATCTTGCCATTGAAGTCTTTGAACGATCACTTCAAGCGAGTTTTCCTGGAATTGAAACAAAAGATTTATTTGCAGATGATGTTCGTACTATCAGCAACAATATTTCTTCTTCGGAAAACAGATACATTACTAGTGTTTCGGGTATACCTTCATTAAAAGATTCGAGCTCGGACAATTTTGTGCAAGGACTTGAGAAGATTGTGGAAGGAATGCAAGGTAAGAAATATACAGCCCTTCTGTTGGCCACTCCTGTGCTTCTTCAAGAGTTGGAGATGATTGAAAGGTCTTATCAGGAGATATATTCTTCTTTGTCATTTATGGAATCGCAACAGTTAACTTTGTCTGAAAATGAAAGTGCTACGCTAGGAAAAACATTAGGAACCAGCTTAAGTAACTCTCTCTCTAATACTATGTCTAAGTCTGCTAGTGGAACTTTCGGAACAAGTAAAACTAATACAACAGGAACAAATCACAGCTCAACAAAAGGCAAAAGTAGCACTTATACACAGGGGGTAAGTGTTCTTGTTGCTTCATCTAGTTATTCTTCAACTTCATCTAAAAGTGAGACATATGGAAGTTCTCAAAGTCATAGCCAAGGAGAATCAGAGAGTAAAACCCTTGGAAGTACCAACTCAAAAGGCTCAACAGATACGAGCACAACAAGTGAAACAAATTCTATTAGTGCCACGACTCAAATAGGTTCTTCACATCAATATACCTTCAAGAACCGCAGAATTACAGACATTCTTGAACTTATTGATGAACAATTAATTCGTATACGTGAATGTAAAAACCATGGGATGTGGAATTTTGGAACGTATTTCATAGACTCTGTAAAAAGCTCCACTCAAATGGGCGCAAACCTTCTCTCCGGAATTCTTTGCGGTGAAAAAACAGGAGTTGAGCGGAAAGCAATATTAAGTTGGGATGCAGATGAATTAGGTAGTAGCAGTTTCGCCAGTGTCTGCGAAAGTTTGTCGTATTTTACCCACCCTGTTTTTGATGTTTCTTCAAAATATCCTTTTGGTACTGCAACTCCGACATCACTAGTTAGCGCATCTGAATTGGCAGTGGGTTTAAGTTTACCGCAAAAATCTCTTCCAGGTATACCCGTATTTGAGTCTGTCGATTTTGGTCGTACGGTTTCAAGTTTCAGTGAAAAAAGCAGCAAGTTAATCGATCTAGGGGTAATCCAACATCTAGGAAAAAATTATCCCAGCCTGAAAGTTGAATTGGATGTGAATTCACTTAGTTCACATTTATTCGTAACCGGAAGCACGGGGGCAGGGAAATCAAATGCTGTTTATTCAATAGTTTATAAACTTTGGAAAACGCACAATATTCCATTTTTGATTATTGAGCCTGCAAAAGGAGAATACAAGGATGTTTTTGGTGGTTATAAAAGAGTGAGCACCTTTGGAACCAATTGTACCTTTACACCATTACTCCGAATGAATCCTTTTTCGTTTCCTAAAGAAATTCATGTCACAGAGCACATTGACCGTCTTATTGAGATTTTGAATGCCGCTTGGCCTATGTATGCAGCCATGCCTGCAATATTAAAATCTTCAATAGAGCAAGCGTATGAAAGGATTGGCTGGAACCTTTTTATTTCCGAGAACGCTTATGGTCAGGTTTTTCCCGATTTTGCCGATTTACTTGAAGTTCTACCAAGTGTGATCGAAAAATCTTCTTATTCTACCGAAGTTAAGGGCAATTATATAGGAGCCTTGGTTGCTCGTATAGAATCTTTAACTAATGGCTATTATCGTTCAATCTTTCAAAAAGATGAACTTGAAAACTCGGTATTGTTTGATGCTCCCTGTATAGTTGATTTGTCCCGTGTAGGATCGTCTGAAACTAAATCCTTGCTGATGGGTATTCTATTTATGAAACTTCAAGAATACCGGATGTCTTCTACAGTGGGGTGCAATACGGCTCTCAAGCATGTTACTGTTATAGAAGAAGCTCACAACCTTATTAGGAGGACTTCCCTTGACCAAAGTGGTGAAGGTGCCAATTTGCAAGGAAAAGCTGTTGAGATGATAACTAATGCAATTGCTGAAATGCGCACCCATGGAGAGGGTTTTATTATAGCGGATCAATCTCCAGGACTTCTTGATCAAGCTGTTATTCGTAACACTAATACCAAAATGATTTTAAGGCTACCAGACTGGGAAGATCGTAACTTAGTAGGTAAATCTGCCAATCTAAAAGAGAATCATATTGATGAACTCGCTCGTTTGCGCACAGGGTGTGCTGCTGTCTATCAAAATAATTGGCAGGAAGCGGTGCTATGTCAAATTGATGAATTTGATATGATTGAAAAAGCTAAATCTCTCAATTATAGTTGTACTGAAATGAGACCTTCTGATTCTAGAGTAAAATATAGAACTGAATTAATTAATATTTTGATAATGGCAAAAACAGATCCAAGTGGGGTTAAGGTAATTGCAAATAAGCTCAGTTTAAATTTAAACAAAATTAAACAATATTATCCTGAAGTGCTCACGGTCATTGATAAGAAAAAAAACAATCCAGAGTGGCTGCTTTCTCAAATTGAGGAAGTTTTAGGATTTGAGCAAGCTGTTAGATTAATTTCGTCCAGCAGTGATCTTCACAAGTGGTCAGACAGATTTTATGATTGGACCACTTGCTTGCTGAAAAACATTTTTGCAAATTTTGATATAACAATGCTTGATAATAAAATGCAAAATGAAATTATTTTATCTACTTTTGAGATCGCAACGAGGGAACACTCTGAGGGTTCAGGTTTGTGGTTAGGAGAGATGGGTAAAGTGGATATGTGGAGAGACGAAATATGCTAAAAGAGATTGCTACGGGAGCATCAGAAGTCGCTCAAAAAACTGACAAAGGAATTCCAAACTTTAAGGAAGGTAAAGAATTAAATTCGCCTAAAGTTGAGATTTCTCGATCAAAATCAGAAGAAATACCAAACTTTAACTCTACAGAAGGAGTTAAAAACAGGTGGCCTCAGACTGGTGGAGTATGGGAAGGCGAGCCAGGAAATTCTAAGTGGATTCCTGATAAAGATAAAATTCCTCAAAACGAAAGAACTAATCCTGAAGGAAAAACGTGGGGAGAAATTTTTATAAACTCTGACACAGATGGTGTTGAATTCAAGGATGGCTATCCAGACTTCTCTGAATATGCTGAAGAGACAGTCGAAATTGATGACTTTTCTGAACGTAGAGATGATAATTTTTCACAAGCAGATAAAAAAACAGCAGAAAAATGGAATAGTGACGGTAAAGAGGGCGGGCCTTGGACCGGAGAAAAAGTCCGTGAATATCGTAAAGAAAACAAGCTCACTTGGCATGAGCATGAAGACACGAAAACCATGCAATTGGTAAAGACTGAAGTTCATGGGAATATCCCTCATGTCGGTGGGATCGCAAATAAAAAGAATTCAGCGGCTTAAGTCTAAGAGGGCTATATTATGAAAAAAGTACAAGATCCAATTTTTGGCAATATGGATTATAAGTATTCATGGAAGAAAAATGAAAATTTATGGCTTTGGGGGCATAATATCACTGTTACAATAGTAGCTAGTGATACGGATGAAGAAGGAATAAATAAAACTCAACAAAACGCTTACAAACAAGTAAAAAACAAAATTCAAGATGTTATTGTGCAAAACTTTGATTTGATAGTTGCGTATTGCAATGATGCTTTTTATTTAGGTGGAAAAAGTAAAGTTGAAATATCTTCACATATAACCCCCAAGTCTGTGAATTTTCAACGTGATGGATCTTGGGGGATTTTATTTGATTGTGATTATGATATTGACCATGGCTTGGTTCTGTATTTTGAAAATGGAAAAGCTTTTGTAGGTGCACAAGATGATTTTCTCTAAAGTTATTAAATTTTAAATATGCCATACTCTAAAAAGTTAAAAAACTTCTTCATGACTCCCGCAATAGCGGGAGTCATTGCTTTTAGTATCCTAGTATATATTGCACTAACCCTTATTTCAATTACGGAAGCAACACCTGCATACGATAAATTGTTATTTTGGCTAAATTGTGCCTTTATTCTTGAAATCTTTCTAAGAGTATTTACCTATCGGAAATTCTCTGACTATCTCAAAGCTCATACTTTAGATGCCGTAGCTGTTTTCCCTTGGGACAGTGTAATCTTTTATACGACAGGACATTCAGCCAGTAGCAATTTGTTGGTTGTTATTAGGCTATTTCGTCTTTTCAGAATTGGTAGTTTTATTTCGCTCTGGAAAGATTCATTGAGAAGTCGAATTTCATACACAATTAAAAAGCAGATAGAGCAAAGCCTTTTCCGGCAATGCCTTATATTACTTGGGGCGATTGTTTCATTAACAATAGTGTTCGGCTTTATCTTTAGAATACTTGGGTATACCAGAGAAGGAACAAGCCTTTTCTACATGGCTTTCATGGCTCTTCTTGATCCGGGAACATCTATGGAAGTTGCAGGAAAAAGCCTTGCTATCCAAGTTCTCTTTAATTTCCTCATAATGCTTGGTATCGTATTATTCAATGGCCTTACAATTGGTATTATTGTTACTAAAGTTGAGTCATATTTGACTATGGTTAAGGAGGGATATGGAGATGTGGTCGAAAAGAATCATACGCTTATTCTGGGATGGAATCTGCTCGGACAACAGCTTATAGAAGAAATTAATGATTATGCGAAGCACGAGTCTAAAGGTAAGCAAAAGGTCGTCGTTGTCACAGAAAAAATAGATAGCCTTACCCGCTTTCTCAAGGCCGGAAAGCATAAACATATTGATCTAATTAAGCGCAAAGGTGTCTTTTATGAAAAAAGCACACTGGAGCTCGTGGACACATCCCAAGCTGACAAGATTGTCATTTTAAATGAAAATAGCGATATATCTTTGCCTTTACAGTTTAGAAAAGCAGATGTTTTCAAAGGATGTCTTGCTGTCAATTCTTCCCTTTCCAACCTAAAGAACAGACCCGTTTGTTATTACGAAACTACCTGTAAGGCCAATAGAGCTCGGCTTACCCCTCATCTTACGAACAATTTTTTTGGGTTCGACAGTGCGCAATATTCGGCATTATTATTGACAGCATTGCTTTTTCATAAGCACTATTACGACATTCTTATTGAAGTCTTTGGCTTTTCAAATGATGAATTTCACTTTGTGAAAGCCTCGGATCTTAGTGTCTCAGGAATGACATTTTCAGAAATTATTGCTGTAAGTAAAAAGATTACTGTTGTGGGCATAGCTCATGCTGATGGTAGTTTAAAAATCATCCCATCACCACTTTATCGATTATCCAAAGATGATAAGTTAATATGTTTGGCGGAAAGTCGAGATTCTTTACTTGCAGAAAAAATGGAACAACCCTGGTGCGGAGATCTGCAAAAGATTATTAAA
Coding sequences:
- a CDS encoding ATP-binding protein; the encoded protein is MDSKANSFLSSNSMEDGFCELDEVVFKHYLEKLNLFPVIKNPHLLENVARKTRLNQVSKIVYDREENNLGKLSNVFSSMASHNSSVFVLLCSDSIETKFYIGTQSLGNNDGHLAIEVFERSLQASFPGIETKDLFADDVRTISNNISSSENRYITSVSGIPSLKDSSSDNFVQGLEKIVEGMQGKKYTALLLATPVLLQELEMIERSYQEIYSSLSFMESQQLTLSENESATLGKTLGTSLSNSLSNTMSKSASGTFGTSKTNTTGTNHSSTKGKSSTYTQGVSVLVASSSYSSTSSKSETYGSSQSHSQGESESKTLGSTNSKGSTDTSTTSETNSISATTQIGSSHQYTFKNRRITDILELIDEQLIRIRECKNHGMWNFGTYFIDSVKSSTQMGANLLSGILCGEKTGVERKAILSWDADELGSSSFASVCESLSYFTHPVFDVSSKYPFGTATPTSLVSASELAVGLSLPQKSLPGIPVFESVDFGRTVSSFSEKSSKLIDLGVIQHLGKNYPSLKVELDVNSLSSHLFVTGSTGAGKSNAVYSIVYKLWKTHNIPFLIIEPAKGEYKDVFGGYKRVSTFGTNCTFTPLLRMNPFSFPKEIHVTEHIDRLIEILNAAWPMYAAMPAILKSSIEQAYERIGWNLFISENAYGQVFPDFADLLEVLPSVIEKSSYSTEVKGNYIGALVARIESLTNGYYRSIFQKDELENSVLFDAPCIVDLSRVGSSETKSLLMGILFMKLQEYRMSSTVGCNTALKHVTVIEEAHNLIRRTSLDQSGEGANLQGKAVEMITNAIAEMRTHGEGFIIADQSPGLLDQAVIRNTNTKMILRLPDWEDRNLVGKSANLKENHIDELARLRTGCAAVYQNNWQEAVLCQIDEFDMIEKAKSLNYSCTEMRPSDSRVKYRTELINILIMAKTDPSGVKVIANKLSLNLNKIKQYYPEVLTVIDKKKNNPEWLLSQIEEVLGFEQAVRLISSSSDLHKWSDRFYDWTTCLLKNIFANFDITMLDNKMQNEIILSTFEIATREHSEGSGLWLGEMGKVDMWRDEIC
- a CDS encoding HNH endonuclease, which encodes MLKEIATGASEVAQKTDKGIPNFKEGKELNSPKVEISRSKSEEIPNFNSTEGVKNRWPQTGGVWEGEPGNSKWIPDKDKIPQNERTNPEGKTWGEIFINSDTDGVEFKDGYPDFSEYAEETVEIDDFSERRDDNFSQADKKTAEKWNSDGKEGGPWTGEKVREYRKENKLTWHEHEDTKTMQLVKTEVHGNIPHVGGIANKKNSAA
- a CDS encoding ion transporter encodes the protein MTPAIAGVIAFSILVYIALTLISITEATPAYDKLLFWLNCAFILEIFLRVFTYRKFSDYLKAHTLDAVAVFPWDSVIFYTTGHSASSNLLVVIRLFRLFRIGSFISLWKDSLRSRISYTIKKQIEQSLFRQCLILLGAIVSLTIVFGFIFRILGYTREGTSLFYMAFMALLDPGTSMEVAGKSLAIQVLFNFLIMLGIVLFNGLTIGIIVTKVESYLTMVKEGYGDVVEKNHTLILGWNLLGQQLIEEINDYAKHESKGKQKVVVVTEKIDSLTRFLKAGKHKHIDLIKRKGVFYEKSTLELVDTSQADKIVILNENSDISLPLQFRKADVFKGCLAVNSSLSNLKNRPVCYYETTCKANRARLTPHLTNNFFGFDSAQYSALLLTALLFHKHYYDILIEVFGFSNDEFHFVKASDLSVSGMTFSEIIAVSKKITVVGIAHADGSLKIIPSPLYRLSKDDKLICLAESRDSLLAEKMEQPWCGDLQKIIKNFTASNQNIQLEQQRIAIIGVNETLPNLLNELSLWNTYVDIITTPEGKKIASGYFVDTPVKHSQVEFYTQNIAEYNLENCFGTIILADDEHLQNVSLHTGDTDSLFKLFDIKARQENHPVIAEVINPCEEALFQRIEGVKYIVGTNILAKILNMSLVYPETLKFFNELISLRGGTFNFAKLSDIVGSDAIKELSFVDFFHHFYRKNQCVAIGVVRKGCPPLVNPLRSEQLNQLEYANFKIRNGELELHPDDEIVFLEKSEAT